The genomic segment CTAAGTCAAAAGCAGGAAAAGATAGTATTGCTCTATCGATAGTAAAGGAAGTAGTTTCGACTGAAGGAAAGATAAAGGATCTCGTTTTTCCTATGACTCACGATCAAGAAAGGCTGGATAAATTTTGGAATGAAGCAGTAGATGAAATTCAGGCTGAACTGGAAAGCGGACAGAATGTAGCCTTTATTACTCTTGGTGATCCTTTATTATACAGTACTTATATCTATGTTTTAGAAAGGTTGCAGAATAGACCAATGGAAGTAGAGATAGAAACTGTTCCTGGGATTAACTCATTTTCTGCCTGTGCTGCTGCTATGAATCAGCCGCTGGCAGAGAAGAATGAAACGCTGTCTATTATTCCGGCAGCCTATGATTATGATGATTTAGAAGAGATTCTAGCTACTTTTGATAATACAGTTTTGATGAAGGTAGCCCGCAACTTTGATGAGGTAGTAGCTAAACTGGAGAAGTTAGAGATGAAAGAAAGCTCCTTTTATGCCAGTAAATGCGGCCGCAGTGAAGAGCTGTTGACTAGAGACTTAGATAGTCTATTAGGCGATGAACTGGATTATCTATCATTAGTAATTGCTAAACAGAGAGGAGAGGAATAAAGTTATGAAGGTCTACTTTGTTGGAGCAGGACCAGGAGATCCAGAATTAATTACTGTTAAGGGCCAGAAGATTATTAAGAAAGCCGATGTTATTATCTATGCCGGTTCATTGGTTAATCCTGATGTCTTGGATGTAGCTAAAGATGAAGCTGAGATACATAATAGTGCTTCTATGACTTTAGAAGAGGTGCTAGAGGTAATGGAAACAGCAGTTGCTGAGAATAAACTGGTAGCCAGAGTCCATACCGGTGATCCCAGCCTCTATGGAGCAATCCAGGAACAGATCGATGAGCTAGTAGAGATGGAGGTTGATTTTGAGGTGATTCCCGGCGTTAGTTCCTTTCTGGCTACGGCAGCCAGCTTAAAGCGGGAGTATACTTTACCTGATGTAAGCCAGACAATGATTCTGACTAGACTGGAAGGCAGAACCAGTGTACCGGATAAAGAGAAACTGCATAAACTGGCCCGCCATAATGCTTCGATGGCAATCTTCTTAAGTGTCCATATGATAGGGGATGTAGTCAAAGAATTAGCCGAGGAGTATCCAGTGGAGACCCCAATTGCAGTGGTTCAGAAGGCCTCCTGGCCTGATGAAAAGAAGGTGATCGGTACTCTAGAGACGATTACTGAGAAGGTAGAAGAAGCTGAGATCGATAAGACAGCTATGATTGTAGTAGGCGACTTTCTGGATACAGAGTATTCGCGGTCCAAACTATATGATAAGGATTTCAGCCATGAATACCGGACAAGTAATACTGGGAGCCAGTAAAGAATGAATTTAGCTGTAATAGCTATTACAGATAATGGAATCAAAACAGCTTTTAGAATAGCAGAAGAGATGGAAGCCGGACTTGATATTTATTTACCTGATAAGTTCAAGGAAAGTACAGAAACAGAGCAGGTGAATTTCTATACCGGTAGACTGAAAGAATTGGTCAGTAGAATTTTTACTGAATATGATGGATTAATCTTTGTTATGGCTTTGGGAATTGTAATTAGAGTAACGGCTGATTTTTTAACCGATAAACGTCGGGATCCGGCAGTAGTTACAGTTGATGAGACAGAAGAGTTTGTAATCAGTACTCTCTCCGGCCATCTAGGAGGAGCTAATGAGCTGACTGTTCAGCTGGCTAGCTCTCTTGGAGCAGCACCGGTGATTACCACGGCTACCGACCGGCAGGGTAAACTGGCTATTGATATGCTGGCTAAAGAGTTGGATTGTAGAATAGATCCTTTTTCTAATTTGAAGCATATCAATGCAGCTATTGTAAATGATAAGGAGATTAATATCTTTACTGATTATGAACTGGATCTAGGTTCGGATAAGAATCTTAATTTTTATTCGCTGAATGAGTTAGACCAAGTGAATTCGGCTCCGACGGTTGTTATCTCTAATCAGCCGGTAAAACTGCCGGAGAATCTGGCTCAGAAGCCTTATCTTTATTTACGGCCGAGAAATTTAACTGTTGGTATCGGCTGTCGGCGCGGTGTCAGTAAAGAAAGGATTGCTGCAGCAGTAGATAAGGCTTTAGCAGAAATAGATAGTGATTTAAACCAGGTTAAATCACTGGCAACTATTGATCTGAAGTCTGATGAAGCAGGTTTAGTTGAATATGCAGAAGATAAAGATTTAGAGTTGAAGATTATTTCCCGTGATAAAATTAAAAATGCAGATCTGGAGTTTACTACTTCAGAATTTGTAAAACAGACGATAGGAGTTGGTGGAGTATGCGAACCAGCAGCATTATTGAGTGGCAAGAAGATGGAATTACTCTTAAAGAAGACGAAACTGGACGGAGTGACAGTAGCAGTAGCCGAGGAGAGGTTTATGTAGTAGGCATCGGTCCTGGAGATTTAGAACATTTAAGCATTAAAGCCTTCCAGATTATTAAGGATGTAGATGTGGTAGCCGGATATAATACCTATATTGACCTTGTAGATGAATTAATCAGTAAGGAGCAAGAAGTTATTTCAACCGGCATGACTAAAGAAATAGATAGAGTGGAGATGGCTTTAGAAGCAGCCCAGAAAGGCAATCGGGTAGCAATAGTCAGCAGCGGTGATGCCGGAGTCTATGGTATGGCCGGCCTAGTATTGGAGACAGTAGATAAGAAGGATCTGGAGCTAGAAGTTGAGATAATACCGGGGATTACTGCTGCTAATGCTGCAGCTTCAACTTTGGGAGCGCCATTGATGCATGATTATGCAGTAATTAGCCTCAGTGATCTCTTAACTCCTTGGAAAGTGATTGTAGACCGGCTTAAGCGAGCAGCCGGTGGAGATTTTGTAGTTGTGCTCTATAATCCGAAGAGTAAACAGCGCCAGCAGCAGATAGTAAAAGCCAGAGAGATATTCTTACAGCATAAAGAACCAGCAACCCCGGTAGGAATTGTAAGAAGTGCTAAACGCGGCAGCGAAGAGATGGTGATTACTGATCTGGAGAATATGCTGGACGAAGAGATAGGCATGGTTACTACGGTGATTATCGGTAATTCAGAGACATTCAGTTTTGCTGACTCTATGGTGACCCCCAGAGGATATGAAGTATGATCTATCTGATAGGAGGAACTAAAGACAGCCGTCAATTAACTAAGAAGCTGCTTGAGGCTGGTTATGAAGTAGTAGTTTCAGTAGCAACAGAGTATGGTGAAAAGCTGGTAAATGAGATTGAGGGAGTAGAAGTAATTGCTGATAGATTAGATCAGAGCGGGATGGAAGAAGTAATTGAAGAGTATAATGTGGACCGAGTAATTGATGCTACCCATCCTTTTGCTGCCTTGGTTTCGCAGACAGCAATTAAGGCAGCTGCAAGTAAAGGAAAGGAGTATCTTAGATTCGAAAGACCGCCGATTGAATTACCAGAAAGTGAACTGATAATTGAAAAGGCCGGCTTTGAGGCAGCTTTAGACTATCTTAAGGGAACTACAGGCCGAATTCTACTGACTATCGGCAGTAAAGAGCTAGATCGGTTTGTAACAGTGATCCCTGATTTTAATCAGCGGGTGGTGGCTAGAGTCTTACCGACGGCTGGAGTATTACAGAAGTGTCAACAGGAACTGGGAATTCCTCCGGCTAATTTGATTGCTATCCAGGGACCTTTCAGTCAAAAACTGAATCAGCAGTTATTGATTGATTATGGAATTGATCTGTTGGTAACTAAAGCCAGCGGTAAAACCGGCGGTCTGGATACTAAATTACAAGCAGCATTGGACTTAAAACTTCCGGTTTTAGTTATCAGGCGTCCGGAAATTGATTATCCTCAGTTAGTTACTAATATGGAGGAACTAGTGGATCAGTTAAATTAGATAAAGGAGTGGCAAATAATGACAGATGAATTCAAGAAGGTTTTAATTTTGGGAGGAGCTCGTAGCGGCAAAAGCTCTTTTGCTGAAGATATGGCCTATACTTTAGGCCGGAAAGATGTAACCTATATTGCAACTGCTAAGCCGGATGATGAGGAGATGCAAGAACGGATCAAGCATCACAAAGAGCAGCGTCCTGACAGCTGGAGAACAGTTGAGGAGCCAGAGAAGGTAGCTGAGAGAATACCTAAATTGGCCGGTGAGGCTGAAGTAATTCTGCTGGATTGTCTAACAGTCCTAGTTTCCAATCTTTTACTGCAGGGAGAAGAGCTGGGAACAGAGGATTATCATTTCAAGGAGGGAGAACAGAAGTCTCAGGAGACTTTAGCCGAGCTTGAAAAATTAGCAACAGCTATCGAAGAAGCCGAGGCCAATATAATTGTAGTTTCTAATGAGGTAGGCCAGGGTTTAGTGCCTCCTTACCCTTTAAGCCGTATTTATCGGGATACTGTAGGTCGGGCTAATCAACTTTTAGCTCAGGCGGTTACAGAAGTATATATCAGCTATGCTGGACTGCCAGTGGAGATTAAAGAGTTAGGAGAGAGAACTAGAGAGAAATTTGGAGGTTATAACAATGACTGCTAAGACGATTATGCTGCAGGGAACTGCCTCTAATGTAGGTAAGAGCATTCTAACTACTGCTCTATGCCGTATCTTTGCCGAAGACGGCTATCAGACTACTCCTTTTAAGGGCTGGAATATGGCCCTGAATTCCTATGTAACTAAGGACGGCGGAGAGATCGGAATAGCCCAGGCGATTCAGGCCCAGGCGGCAGGAATAGATATTACTGTAGATATGCAGCCGTTTCTGTTGAAGCCGAAGGGCAAAGGGGAATCACAAGTTATCAAACACGGTCGGCCGATGGCTGATTTAGGGCTTAAAGAGCAGGACAGCCAGTACCGCCAATTTGCCCTGCAGGAAATTGAGCAGTCTTTAGATAGACTTTGTGAAGAATTTGAGATGGTAGTTATGGAAGGAGCAGGCAGCCCGGCGGAGATAAATATTAAAGAACGGGACTTAGCAAATATGAATGTAGCTAAGCTAAAAGAGACACCGGTGCTGTTGGTAGCAGATGTGGACCGGGGTGGGGCCTTGGCTTCAGTAGTAGGAACTATTGAACTTCTTCCACCAGAAGAAAAAGAACTGGTAGCAGGAATTATCCTCAATAAATTCCGTGGCGATAGAGAACTGTTAGAGCCTGGAATTGAGACTGTAGAGGAAGAAACAGGAATTCCAGTAGTAGGGGTTATCCCCTATTTTCAGGGGTTTAGAATTCCGGCTGAGGATTCGGTAGCCTTGACTGATCTGCAGGATGAAGATGTAGAAGTTGAGATTGCAGTAATCAAACTGCCTCATATCTCTAACTTTACTGACTTAGAGCCTTTTGAGCAGGAGCCGAAGACCGGCGTAAGGTATATAACTCAAAGAGATCAACTAGGTAATCCTGATTTGATTATTATTCCCGGTAGTAAGAATACCATCGATGATCTCTTATATTTACAGGAGACCGGATTGGCAGCTGAGATTGAGCAGGCAGCAGAGAAATCAGTACCGGTTATAGGAGTCTGTGGGGGTTATCAGATGCTGGGGCAAAAGGTCTATGATCCAGAAGGAACTGAATCTAACTGGCAGGAACTTGATGGATTGGGGCTGCTGCCGATTGAGACTACTTTCAGTCCTAATAAGCTCACCTTTCAGGCAGAGGCTGTAGTTAAGGGCAGCGGTGAATTCTTTGCTGACCTAACTGGTAGTGAAGTAGCAGGTTATGAGATTCATATGGGTACTAGCCAGTTGATCAGTGATAATTCGCCGGCCTTTAGAATTAAAAAACGCGGGCAGGAAGAGGTTAATATTGCTGATGGGGCCGTCAGTCAGGACGGTTTAGTCTTTGGTACTTATCTTCACGGTATCTTTGCTAATGATAACTTCCGCCGCAATTTGATTAATAGGCTGCGTGAAAGAAAAGGTTTAGAACGTTTAAAAGCCGATACAGTTTCTCATCAGGTTAAATTAGAGGAAAGTTATGAGCAATTAGCTGCTATTGTTAGAGATAATCTGGATTTAGATCAAATCTATAGAATTATGGAATAATCAATTTAGTAAGTGAGGTGGAAAGAATGACAGCTAAAACGCTTATGTTTCAGGGGACAGGTTCTGATGTCGGTAAGAGTGTAATGACTGCAGCCTTCTGTAGAATTCTTGCTCAAGATGGTTATCATGTAGCTCCTTTTAAATCACAGAATATGGCGCTAAACTCCTATGTAACTAAAGAAGGAGGAGAGATCGGCCGGGCTCAGGCGGTGCAGGCTGAAGCAGCCCAGGTTGAGGCAACAGTAGATATGAATCCGATTCTCCTAAAGCCTAAGGAGGATACTACTTCCCAGGTGATTATTCATGGGCGACCGCACCGGAATATGGGCGCTCAGGAGTATTTCAACCATCGTGAGGAAGGATTAAGCTATATTCAGGAGTCACTGAATAGATTAAAAGAGGATTATCAGGGCGTAGTCTTAGAAGGAGCCGGCAGTCCTGCCGAGGTTAACTTAAGAGAGTATGATTTAGTGAATATGAAAGCGGCTGAACTGGCCCAGGCACCGGTAATTTTGGTAGCCAGCATTGAGCGGGGCGGAGTCTTTGCTTCGATTGTCGGTACCTTTAAGTTGTTAAATGAGAGTGAATTGGAGAGAATTAAAGGGATTATTATCAATAAATTCAGAGGTGATGTCAGTAGATTAAAGCCGGGGCTTGAGTTTATAGAGGAATATACAGGAGTTCCGGTTTTAGGAGTAATTCCTTACTTTACTGATTTTAAAATACCAGAAGAGGATTCACTGCCGGCTGATAGATTAGAAGGCAGCCAATATGGAGATATAGAGATTGCTATTCTATATTTACCCCATATTTCAAACTTTACTGACTTTGCTCCGCTAGAAGATGAGGCTGATGTTAAAGTCCGGTATATCAAAGATGGAGAGCAATTAGGAGAGCCGGATGCAGTTATAATTCCGGGCAGTAAGAATACTATTGAAGATCTGGAGTATTTACAAGAGGTAGGCTATGTTGATCAGATACAGGAGTTAGCTGAGAAGGGAACAATGGTAGTCGGTATCTGCGGTGGTTACCAGATGCTGGGTACTAAGATAACTGATCCGCACCGGATGGAGACTGATGGTAAGGAGATTGCAGGCCTGGAACTGTTGAAGGTGGAGACTACTTTTAATCCCGAAAAGGTAACTAAACAG from the Acetohalobium arabaticum DSM 5501 genome contains:
- the cobI gene encoding precorrin-2 C(20)-methyltransferase; its protein translation is MAGKFYGVGVGPGDPELMTLKAKRILDQADIICTPKSKAGKDSIALSIVKEVVSTEGKIKDLVFPMTHDQERLDKFWNEAVDEIQAELESGQNVAFITLGDPLLYSTYIYVLERLQNRPMEVEIETVPGINSFSACAAAMNQPLAEKNETLSIIPAAYDYDDLEEILATFDNTVLMKVARNFDEVVAKLEKLEMKESSFYASKCGRSEELLTRDLDSLLGDELDYLSLVIAKQRGEE
- the cobM gene encoding precorrin-4 C(11)-methyltransferase — protein: MKVYFVGAGPGDPELITVKGQKIIKKADVIIYAGSLVNPDVLDVAKDEAEIHNSASMTLEEVLEVMETAVAENKLVARVHTGDPSLYGAIQEQIDELVEMEVDFEVIPGVSSFLATAASLKREYTLPDVSQTMILTRLEGRTSVPDKEKLHKLARHNASMAIFLSVHMIGDVVKELAEEYPVETPIAVVQKASWPDEKKVIGTLETITEKVEEAEIDKTAMIVVGDFLDTEYSRSKLYDKDFSHEYRTSNTGSQ
- the cbiG gene encoding cobalt-precorrin 5A hydrolase, which encodes MNLAVIAITDNGIKTAFRIAEEMEAGLDIYLPDKFKESTETEQVNFYTGRLKELVSRIFTEYDGLIFVMALGIVIRVTADFLTDKRRDPAVVTVDETEEFVISTLSGHLGGANELTVQLASSLGAAPVITTATDRQGKLAIDMLAKELDCRIDPFSNLKHINAAIVNDKEINIFTDYELDLGSDKNLNFYSLNELDQVNSAPTVVISNQPVKLPENLAQKPYLYLRPRNLTVGIGCRRGVSKERIAAAVDKALAEIDSDLNQVKSLATIDLKSDEAGLVEYAEDKDLELKIISRDKIKNADLEFTTSEFVKQTIGVGGVCEPAALLSGKKMELLLKKTKLDGVTVAVAEERFM
- the cobJ gene encoding precorrin-3B C(17)-methyltransferase, with the protein product MRTSSIIEWQEDGITLKEDETGRSDSSSSRGEVYVVGIGPGDLEHLSIKAFQIIKDVDVVAGYNTYIDLVDELISKEQEVISTGMTKEIDRVEMALEAAQKGNRVAIVSSGDAGVYGMAGLVLETVDKKDLELEVEIIPGITAANAAASTLGAPLMHDYAVISLSDLLTPWKVIVDRLKRAAGGDFVVVLYNPKSKQRQQQIVKAREIFLQHKEPATPVGIVRSAKRGSEEMVITDLENMLDEEIGMVTTVIIGNSETFSFADSMVTPRGYEV
- the cobK gene encoding precorrin-6A reductase, with the translated sequence MIYLIGGTKDSRQLTKKLLEAGYEVVVSVATEYGEKLVNEIEGVEVIADRLDQSGMEEVIEEYNVDRVIDATHPFAALVSQTAIKAAASKGKEYLRFERPPIELPESELIIEKAGFEAALDYLKGTTGRILLTIGSKELDRFVTVIPDFNQRVVARVLPTAGVLQKCQQELGIPPANLIAIQGPFSQKLNQQLLIDYGIDLLVTKASGKTGGLDTKLQAALDLKLPVLVIRRPEIDYPQLVTNMEELVDQLN
- the cobU gene encoding bifunctional adenosylcobinamide kinase/adenosylcobinamide-phosphate guanylyltransferase is translated as MTDEFKKVLILGGARSGKSSFAEDMAYTLGRKDVTYIATAKPDDEEMQERIKHHKEQRPDSWRTVEEPEKVAERIPKLAGEAEVILLDCLTVLVSNLLLQGEELGTEDYHFKEGEQKSQETLAELEKLATAIEEAEANIIVVSNEVGQGLVPPYPLSRIYRDTVGRANQLLAQAVTEVYISYAGLPVEIKELGERTREKFGGYNNDC
- a CDS encoding cobyric acid synthase, with the translated sequence MTAKTIMLQGTASNVGKSILTTALCRIFAEDGYQTTPFKGWNMALNSYVTKDGGEIGIAQAIQAQAAGIDITVDMQPFLLKPKGKGESQVIKHGRPMADLGLKEQDSQYRQFALQEIEQSLDRLCEEFEMVVMEGAGSPAEINIKERDLANMNVAKLKETPVLLVADVDRGGALASVVGTIELLPPEEKELVAGIILNKFRGDRELLEPGIETVEEETGIPVVGVIPYFQGFRIPAEDSVALTDLQDEDVEVEIAVIKLPHISNFTDLEPFEQEPKTGVRYITQRDQLGNPDLIIIPGSKNTIDDLLYLQETGLAAEIEQAAEKSVPVIGVCGGYQMLGQKVYDPEGTESNWQELDGLGLLPIETTFSPNKLTFQAEAVVKGSGEFFADLTGSEVAGYEIHMGTSQLISDNSPAFRIKKRGQEEVNIADGAVSQDGLVFGTYLHGIFANDNFRRNLINRLRERKGLERLKADTVSHQVKLEESYEQLAAIVRDNLDLDQIYRIME
- a CDS encoding cobyric acid synthase; translation: MTAKTLMFQGTGSDVGKSVMTAAFCRILAQDGYHVAPFKSQNMALNSYVTKEGGEIGRAQAVQAEAAQVEATVDMNPILLKPKEDTTSQVIIHGRPHRNMGAQEYFNHREEGLSYIQESLNRLKEDYQGVVLEGAGSPAEVNLREYDLVNMKAAELAQAPVILVASIERGGVFASIVGTFKLLNESELERIKGIIINKFRGDVSRLKPGLEFIEEYTGVPVLGVIPYFTDFKIPEEDSLPADRLEGSQYGDIEIAILYLPHISNFTDFAPLEDEADVKVRYIKDGEQLGEPDAVIIPGSKNTIEDLEYLQEVGYVDQIQELAEKGTMVVGICGGYQMLGTKITDPHRMETDGKEIAGLELLKVETTFNPEKVTKQVTGEIINNQNLFSSLADRSIAGYEIHMGESRLGKGVEPLIEVSAEDEKKTRLDGAVSEDGLVFGTYLHGIFDNDTFRRSFINYLRQQKGLPKLDCSAEVSTAEKREKAYEQLAEIVRENVDLEQVYQILNL